In Neisseria dentiae, one DNA window encodes the following:
- the cysW gene encoding sulfate ABC transporter permease subunit CysW — protein MKTYTSNPNLTEPRWLRFTLTAAALVFLLLMLVVPLTAVFYEALKGGWDLYVQSVTDPEAWSAIKLTLITAAIVVPVNAVLGIAMAWLLTRFDFRGKQFLTTLLDLPFSVSPVVAGLMFVLLFGAHTALGGWLEAQGIQIIFAIPGIILATLFVTFPFVARELIPLMQAQGDSEEQAALILGASGWQMFWRVTLPNIKWALLYGIILTNARAMGEFGAVSVVSGHIRGETNTIPLLVEIFYNEYNFTGAFALSGVLALLALATLALQNIITRIQERKLAAAERSRA, from the coding sequence ATGAAAACCTACACCTCCAACCCCAACCTTACCGAACCGCGCTGGCTGCGTTTCACGCTCACCGCCGCCGCACTGGTGTTTCTGCTGCTGATGCTGGTGGTGCCGTTAACGGCGGTGTTTTACGAAGCCTTGAAAGGCGGCTGGGATTTATACGTCCAATCGGTAACCGACCCCGAAGCCTGGTCTGCCATCAAGCTCACGCTGATTACCGCCGCCATCGTCGTGCCCGTTAACGCCGTGCTCGGCATTGCCATGGCCTGGCTGCTCACCCGTTTCGATTTTCGCGGCAAACAGTTTCTCACCACCCTGCTCGACCTGCCTTTTTCCGTGTCGCCCGTGGTGGCCGGTTTGATGTTCGTGTTGCTGTTCGGCGCGCACACCGCCCTCGGCGGCTGGCTCGAAGCGCAGGGCATACAGATTATCTTCGCCATTCCCGGCATTATTTTGGCCACGCTGTTCGTTACCTTTCCCTTCGTGGCCCGCGAGCTGATTCCGCTGATGCAGGCGCAGGGCGACAGCGAAGAGCAGGCCGCACTGATTTTGGGCGCAAGCGGCTGGCAGATGTTTTGGCGCGTTACCCTGCCCAACATCAAATGGGCGCTGCTCTACGGCATCATTCTCACCAACGCGCGCGCCATGGGCGAATTCGGCGCCGTGAGCGTGGTTTCCGGCCATATCCGCGGCGAAACCAACACCATTCCGCTGTTGGTGGAAATTTTCTATAACGAATACAACTTCACCGGCGCTTTCGCCCTTTCCGGCGTGCTCGCCCTGCTCGCCCTGGCCACGCTGGCGCTGCAAAACATCATCACCCGCATTCAAGAACGCAAACTTGCCGCCGCCGAAAGGAGCCGCGCATGA
- a CDS encoding AzlC family ABC transporter permease — MMNSPPPRAEFKRGVKDCLPVIIGMLPFALILGVQGGQKGMSALEMSMMTGLNFAGGSEFAAVGLWGSPLPVLLIITVTFMINSRHILMGAALTPYLKDLPLKKALPALFFMTDESWAMSLADIHKRKQLGLPLFSLPYYMGVSLTLYVVWVAFTGIGAAVGPRFGDVEAWGFGMAFPAVFLVLLRGLWKGFAAARPWLVSLAVAAAVYLTVDGAWYVPAGAAAGLLTAYFLGDKVGDKA; from the coding sequence ATGATGAACAGCCCGCCGCCCCGGGCCGAATTCAAACGCGGGGTGAAAGATTGCCTGCCGGTGATTATCGGCATGTTGCCGTTTGCCCTGATTTTGGGCGTACAGGGCGGGCAGAAGGGCATGAGCGCGCTGGAAATGTCGATGATGACCGGGCTGAATTTCGCCGGCGGCTCCGAGTTTGCCGCCGTGGGGCTGTGGGGCAGCCCGCTGCCGGTGCTGCTGATTATCACCGTAACCTTTATGATTAACAGCCGCCATATCCTGATGGGTGCGGCACTTACGCCCTATCTGAAAGACCTGCCGCTGAAAAAAGCCCTGCCCGCGCTGTTTTTTATGACCGACGAGAGCTGGGCGATGAGCCTGGCCGACATCCACAAACGCAAGCAGCTCGGCCTGCCGCTGTTCAGCCTGCCTTATTATATGGGCGTGAGCCTGACGCTTTATGTGGTGTGGGTGGCGTTTACCGGCATCGGCGCGGCGGTCGGCCCCCGATTCGGCGATGTGGAAGCCTGGGGCTTCGGCATGGCTTTCCCCGCCGTGTTTCTGGTGCTGCTGCGCGGTTTGTGGAAAGGCTTTGCCGCCGCCCGGCCGTGGCTGGTGAGTTTGGCGGTGGCTGCGGCGGTGTATCTCACCGTTGACGGCGCGTGGTATGTGCCCGCCGGTGCGGCGGCAGGTTTGCTCACCGCTTATTTTTTAGGGGACAAAGTAGGGGATAAAGCATGA
- a CDS encoding AzlD family protein: protein MISWASFLTIMGMLAVTYSTRLIGFFALRNRTLGKRAAAVMEAAPGCVLIAVIAPHFVSDKPHELVALAITLFAASRWGMLPTVLIAVVSSGGLGYLMK from the coding sequence ATGATTTCGTGGGCTTCGTTCCTCACTATCATGGGCATGCTGGCGGTTACTTATTCCACCCGCCTGATCGGATTTTTCGCCCTGCGCAACCGCACGCTGGGCAAGCGGGCGGCGGCGGTGATGGAAGCCGCGCCCGGCTGCGTGCTGATTGCCGTGATTGCCCCGCATTTCGTGTCCGACAAACCGCACGAGCTGGTTGCGCTCGCCATCACGCTGTTTGCCGCCAGCCGCTGGGGCATGCTGCCCACCGTGCTGATTGCAGTGGTTTCTTCGGGGGGGTTGGGTTATTTGATGAAATAA
- a CDS encoding ABC transporter substrate-binding protein: MQKPLFKLTALAALVLGLAACGSENKSGGSADSGGNATLVYCSEGSPSGFDPGQYTDGATFDASAHTLYNGLVEFKIGTTDIEPALAEKWDVSEDGKTYTFHLRKGVKFHTTEYFTPTRDFNADDVVFTFQRMLNKDFPYNKAYPAEFPYAADMGLTEDVASVEKVDDATVKITLKNINAPFLQNLGMPFAYILSAEYAAQLEKAGKAADINTKPIGTGPFVLKSYQKDQQIRYAKNPEYWNKDNVKIDNLIFAITKDSGVRAQKVEAGECSLSRYNKVAEVEAAKKSGKVNVESREGYNTGYLAFNTREGKLGADPKVREALDLAIDKDAIIKAVFAGTGKRAAGLLPPSQWGVDTNLKPSAYDPEKAKALLKEAGAENKEIALWYMPVQRPYNPNAKLMAEMIQADWAKVGIKAKLVTYEWGEYLSRGKKGEADSMLIGWTGDNGDPDNWFGNLFSCAAVGGSNYGGFCDKEFDKTVAEGRAITDKEKRTAIYMQSQKLLAEKKPAVFVAHSITDALLAKNVKGYVLEPLGSTRFEGVSVE; this comes from the coding sequence ATGCAGAAACCGTTATTCAAACTGACTGCGCTGGCCGCGCTTGTTTTAGGGCTGGCGGCTTGCGGCTCCGAGAACAAATCAGGCGGTTCCGCCGACAGCGGCGGCAACGCTACCCTCGTTTATTGCTCGGAAGGCAGCCCCAGCGGTTTCGACCCCGGCCAATACACCGACGGCGCCACTTTCGATGCTTCCGCCCACACTCTCTACAACGGCCTGGTTGAATTCAAAATCGGCACCACCGACATCGAACCGGCGCTGGCCGAAAAATGGGATGTTTCCGAAGACGGCAAAACCTATACCTTCCATCTTCGCAAAGGCGTGAAATTCCACACCACCGAATATTTCACCCCCACCCGCGACTTCAATGCCGACGACGTTGTGTTCACCTTCCAGCGCATGCTGAACAAAGACTTCCCCTACAACAAAGCCTATCCCGCCGAATTTCCCTATGCCGCCGATATGGGCCTGACCGAAGACGTGGCATCGGTTGAAAAAGTGGACGACGCCACCGTTAAAATCACCCTGAAAAACATCAACGCCCCCTTCCTGCAAAACTTGGGCATGCCCTTTGCCTACATTCTTTCCGCCGAATACGCCGCCCAACTGGAAAAAGCGGGCAAAGCGGCCGACATCAACACCAAACCTATCGGCACCGGCCCGTTTGTGTTGAAGTCTTACCAGAAAGACCAACAGATCCGCTATGCGAAAAACCCCGAATATTGGAACAAAGACAACGTGAAAATCGACAACCTGATTTTCGCCATCACCAAAGATTCCGGCGTGCGCGCGCAGAAAGTGGAAGCGGGCGAATGCAGCCTGTCGCGCTATAACAAAGTGGCCGAAGTGGAAGCCGCCAAAAAATCCGGCAAAGTAAACGTGGAATCGCGCGAAGGCTACAACACCGGCTATCTGGCCTTTAACACGCGCGAGGGCAAATTGGGTGCCGACCCGAAAGTGCGCGAAGCGCTGGATTTGGCCATCGATAAAGACGCCATCATCAAAGCCGTGTTCGCCGGCACCGGAAAACGTGCCGCCGGCCTGCTGCCGCCGAGCCAATGGGGCGTGGACACCAACCTCAAACCCTCGGCCTATGATCCCGAAAAAGCCAAAGCGCTGCTGAAAGAAGCCGGTGCGGAAAACAAAGAAATCGCCCTGTGGTATATGCCGGTCCAACGCCCGTATAACCCCAACGCCAAACTGATGGCCGAAATGATCCAGGCCGACTGGGCCAAAGTGGGCATCAAAGCCAAACTCGTTACCTACGAATGGGGCGAATATCTCAGCCGCGGTAAAAAAGGCGAAGCCGACAGCATGCTGATCGGTTGGACCGGCGACAACGGCGACCCCGACAACTGGTTCGGCAACCTCTTCAGCTGTGCGGCGGTAGGCGGCAGCAACTACGGCGGGTTCTGCGATAAAGAGTTCGACAAAACCGTAGCCGAAGGCCGCGCCATCACCGACAAAGAAAAACGCACCGCCATCTATATGCAGTCGCAAAAACTGCTGGCCGAGAAAAAACCGGCCGTGTTTGTCGCCCACTCGATTACCGATGCGCTGTTGGCGAAAAACGTGAAAGGTTATGTGCTCGAGCCTTTGGGCAGCACCCGCTTTGAAGGCGTAAGCGTGGAATAA
- the cysT gene encoding sulfate ABC transporter permease subunit CysT yields MLLLKTPSVLPGFKTSLGLTVLCLSLLVVLPFAMMAVKAGEIGWTAFWQTISEPNVLAAVWLSLRMSFYAMLTNIVFGTLVAWVLVRYEFPGKSLVNALVDLPFALPTAVTGIALATLYAPQGWIGSLFAPLGIKIAFTPVGIWIALVVVSLPFIVRSVQPVLEELSAEYEEAAATLGANRLTVFRRVLLPEITPALLTGAGMMFARATGEYGSVIFIAGNIPMVSEILPLIITGKLEQFDVQGASAVALFMLMISFAILFLLNAGQWALSKRAGAKA; encoded by the coding sequence ATGCTATTACTCAAAACCCCCAGCGTGTTACCCGGTTTCAAAACCAGCCTCGGCCTGACCGTGCTGTGCCTGTCGCTTCTGGTTGTGCTGCCGTTTGCAATGATGGCCGTGAAGGCGGGCGAAATCGGCTGGACGGCGTTTTGGCAAACCATTTCCGAGCCTAACGTTTTGGCCGCGGTGTGGCTGAGTTTGCGGATGTCGTTTTACGCCATGCTCACCAATATCGTGTTCGGCACGCTGGTGGCGTGGGTGTTGGTGCGTTATGAGTTTCCCGGCAAAAGCCTGGTGAACGCGCTGGTTGATCTGCCGTTTGCGCTGCCCACCGCCGTAACCGGCATCGCGCTGGCCACGCTGTATGCGCCGCAGGGTTGGATCGGCAGCCTGTTTGCGCCCTTGGGCATCAAAATCGCTTTCACCCCCGTCGGCATCTGGATTGCGCTGGTGGTGGTGAGCCTGCCGTTTATCGTGCGCTCGGTGCAGCCGGTTTTGGAAGAATTGTCGGCCGAATACGAAGAAGCCGCCGCCACGTTGGGCGCCAACCGCCTCACCGTGTTCCGCCGCGTGCTGCTGCCCGAAATCACCCCCGCCCTGCTCACCGGCGCCGGCATGATGTTCGCCCGCGCCACCGGCGAATACGGCTCGGTGATTTTTATCGCGGGCAATATCCCGATGGTTTCCGAAATTCTGCCGCTGATTATCACCGGCAAGCTCGAGCAGTTCGACGTGCAGGGGGCATCGGCGGTGGCGCTGTTTATGCTGATGATTTCGTTTGCGATTCTGTTTCTTTTAAACGCAGGCCAATGGGCTTTGAGCAAACGGGCGGGAGCGAAGGCTTAA
- a CDS encoding sulfate/molybdate ABC transporter ATP-binding protein gives MSITIQKLNKHFGSFHALKNINLEVPTGKLVSLLGPSGCGKTTLLRIIAGLENADNGAILFDGQDVTRKHVRERKVGFMFQHYALFRHMNVFDNVAFGLTVLPRSERPSKEQIRAKVEELLQLVQLAHLAKAYPHQLSGGQRQRIALARALAVSPKLLLLDEPFGALDAKVRKELRTWLRDIHHELGITSILVTHDQEEALEVSDEIVVMNHGRIEQIGTAENLYRKPENAFVTEFLGETDAFEGRIEKGAWHYNGYRWPLDTARKWQEQTAIGYVRPHEWTVAAAGTAPMLNARIEKIHPAGALTHLTVKEGRQDVHITFADSDAVRLGLAEGQNIALSPKQIYIFSQNELIDFAI, from the coding sequence ATGAGCATTACCATTCAAAAATTAAACAAACATTTCGGCAGTTTCCACGCCCTCAAAAACATCAACCTCGAAGTGCCCACCGGCAAGCTGGTTTCCCTGCTCGGCCCTTCCGGCTGCGGCAAAACCACCCTCCTGCGCATCATCGCCGGTTTGGAAAACGCCGATAACGGCGCCATTCTGTTCGACGGCCAAGACGTTACCCGCAAACACGTGCGCGAACGCAAAGTGGGGTTTATGTTCCAGCACTACGCCCTTTTCCGCCATATGAACGTGTTCGACAACGTTGCCTTCGGCCTCACCGTATTGCCGCGCAGCGAACGCCCCTCGAAAGAGCAAATCCGCGCCAAAGTCGAAGAGCTGCTGCAACTCGTGCAGCTTGCCCATCTGGCCAAAGCCTACCCGCACCAACTTTCGGGCGGCCAGCGCCAACGCATCGCACTTGCCCGCGCACTCGCCGTTTCCCCCAAACTGCTGCTGCTCGACGAACCTTTCGGCGCGCTCGATGCCAAAGTGCGCAAAGAACTGCGCACCTGGCTGCGCGACATCCACCACGAATTGGGCATCACCAGCATACTCGTTACCCACGATCAGGAAGAAGCGCTGGAAGTGTCTGACGAAATCGTGGTGATGAACCACGGCAGAATCGAGCAGATCGGCACCGCCGAAAACCTTTACCGCAAACCCGAAAACGCCTTCGTAACCGAATTTCTGGGCGAAACCGACGCATTCGAAGGCCGCATCGAAAAAGGCGCGTGGCACTACAACGGCTACCGCTGGCCGCTCGATACCGCGCGCAAATGGCAGGAACAAACCGCCATAGGCTACGTGCGCCCCCACGAATGGACGGTGGCCGCCGCAGGCACCGCCCCCATGCTCAACGCCCGCATCGAAAAAATCCACCCCGCCGGTGCGCTCACCCACCTCACCGTGAAAGAAGGCAGGCAAGACGTGCACATCACTTTCGCCGACAGCGACGCCGTGCGCCTCGGCCTGGCCGAAGGCCAAAACATCGCGCTTTCGCCCAAGCAGATTTATATCTTCTCGCAAAACGAGCTGATTGATTTTGCGATTTAA
- a CDS encoding sulfite exporter TauE/SafE family protein: MDFHLIPLLAIGFLAGLMDAAVGGGGLLQIPALFNTLPNSVPVTSVMGINKFASFSGTFTASIQFVRKIRVPWKMLLPAAVLAFLASYSGAKLVAYLPVHYIKPAMLAIMAVMFVYTFFKKDLGQIARTTQLSRKETAWGLFFGALIGFYDGLFGPGTGSLLAFVFVRFFAYDFLTATASAKVINLTTNLAALTFFVPNGHIVWAWALPLAAANLCGGLVGTHLAIRGGSRFLRYGFMVLLLVLIGRFGWDLLHTV, translated from the coding sequence ATGGATTTCCACCTTATCCCGCTTCTCGCCATCGGCTTTCTGGCCGGTCTGATGGATGCCGCGGTGGGCGGCGGCGGTTTGTTGCAGATTCCCGCCCTGTTCAACACCCTGCCCAACAGCGTGCCGGTTACTTCGGTGATGGGTATCAACAAATTCGCCTCGTTCAGCGGCACCTTCACCGCCTCGATACAGTTCGTGCGCAAAATCCGCGTGCCGTGGAAAATGCTGCTGCCCGCCGCCGTGCTGGCTTTTTTGGCTTCCTACAGCGGCGCCAAGCTGGTGGCCTATCTGCCCGTACACTACATCAAGCCGGCCATGCTGGCGATTATGGCGGTGATGTTCGTTTACACGTTTTTCAAAAAAGATTTGGGGCAGATTGCCCGCACCACGCAGCTTAGCCGCAAAGAAACCGCATGGGGGCTGTTTTTCGGCGCACTTATCGGTTTTTACGACGGCCTGTTCGGCCCCGGCACCGGCAGCCTGCTGGCGTTTGTGTTCGTGCGCTTTTTCGCCTACGACTTTCTCACCGCCACCGCCTCGGCCAAAGTGATCAACCTCACCACCAATCTGGCCGCCCTTACGTTTTTCGTGCCCAACGGCCATATCGTTTGGGCATGGGCGCTGCCGCTGGCCGCCGCCAACCTGTGCGGCGGGCTGGTGGGCACACATCTGGCGATACGCGGCGGCAGCCGTTTTCTGCGCTACGGCTTTATGGTGCTGCTGCTGGTGCTTATCGGCAGGTTCGGCTGGGATTTGCTGCATACGGTATAA
- a CDS encoding CNP1-like family protein, with the protein MRRILLLALAATALQVSAAPRHDKDTLENTRYQESEADKAAREFKEADVALPAFPDTKSSGWFDIYVGNDFGKQPKILLDSISRAPDGTIRYVLNVQSQQGHDNLTAEGIYCSPTSFGGESKRSSYKVFGYGDPVNKRWIAPRKGGWKNIGSILSGADPVRGPLFRAFCEDGTPGSQQALQQRVSERAGKYSPSMINRSK; encoded by the coding sequence ATGCGCCGTATCCTGCTGCTTGCGCTGGCCGCAACCGCCCTGCAAGTTTCCGCTGCCCCGCGCCACGATAAAGACACCCTCGAAAACACCCGCTACCAAGAAAGCGAAGCCGACAAAGCGGCGCGCGAATTCAAAGAAGCCGATGTTGCCCTGCCCGCTTTTCCCGACACGAAAAGCAGCGGCTGGTTTGATATTTATGTGGGCAACGATTTCGGCAAACAGCCCAAAATCCTGCTCGACAGCATCAGCCGTGCGCCCGACGGCACTATCCGTTATGTGTTGAACGTGCAGTCGCAACAAGGGCACGACAATTTAACCGCCGAAGGCATCTACTGCTCGCCCACTTCTTTCGGCGGCGAGAGCAAACGTTCGTCGTATAAAGTGTTCGGTTACGGCGACCCGGTTAACAAACGCTGGATTGCACCGCGCAAAGGCGGCTGGAAAAACATCGGCTCGATTCTCAGCGGCGCCGACCCCGTCCGCGGCCCCCTGTTCCGCGCTTTCTGCGAAGACGGCACACCCGGCAGCCAACAGGCTTTGCAGCAGCGGGTTAGCGAGCGGGCGGGCAAATACTCGCCTTCTATGATTAACCGCAGCAAATAA
- the gyrA gene encoding DNA gyrase subunit A, with protein MTDATTRNDHHFALETLPISLEEEMRRSYLDYAMSVIVGRALPDVRDGLKPVHRRVLYAMHELKNNWNSAYKKSARIVGDVIGKYHPHGDSAVYDTIVRMAQDFSMRYVLVDGQGNFGSVDGDGAAAMRYTEIRMAKIAHEMLADIEEETVNFGPNYDGSESEPLVLPTRFPALLVNGSSGIAVGMATNIPPHNLPDTIDACLKLLAEPQTEIDELINIIKAPDFPTGATIYGLSGVREGYKTGRGRVVMRGKTHIEPIGKNGEREAIIIDEIPYQVNKAKLVEKIGELVRDKVLEGISDLRDESDKSGMRVVIELKRNENAEVVLNQLYKLTQLQDSFGINMVALVDGQPRLLNLKQILSEFLRHRREVVTRRTLFRLKKARHEGHIAEGKAVALSNIDEMIQLIKESADAPEAKEKLLSRPWQSGLVGEMLSRTDLDMQMARPEGLPAGLGLQSGGYFLSDIQADAILRMSLRNLTGLDQDTIVADYKTIMGQIIDFLDILAKPERITAIIHEELEEIKTNFGDERRSEINPFGGDIADEDLIPPREMVVTLTHGGYIKTQPTTDYQAQRRGGRGKQAAATKDEDFIETLFVANTHDYLMCFTNFGKCHWIKVYKLPEGGRNSRGRPINNVIQLDEGEKVSAIMAVREFPEDEYVFFATAQGMVKKVQLSAFKNVRAQGIKAIALKDGDSLVGVAKTSGTSDIMLFSNLGKAIRFNEYYERNGEADDLENEDSDGLDAEAETEHDETDGADAPVLKGNGVRPSGRGSGGLRGMRLPKGGRIVSLLVSAPDNTEQQVLTATQNGYGKRTPIEDYSRKGKGGQGIIAIDTGERNGELVAATLVNESDDLMLITSGGVLIRTKVEQIRETGRAAQGVRLINLDEGETLVSLERIAEPEEDEDVPAAGEGAENDGENAETESAAEDVASDDGQA; from the coding sequence ATGACCGACGCAACCACACGCAACGACCATCATTTTGCCCTCGAAACCCTCCCCATCAGCCTTGAAGAAGAAATGCGCAGAAGCTACCTCGATTACGCCATGAGCGTGATTGTGGGGCGCGCGCTGCCGGATGTGCGCGACGGCTTGAAGCCCGTGCACCGCCGCGTTCTGTACGCGATGCACGAGCTGAAAAACAACTGGAACAGCGCTTATAAAAAGTCTGCCCGTATCGTCGGCGACGTCATCGGTAAATACCACCCGCACGGCGACAGTGCGGTTTACGACACCATCGTACGCATGGCGCAGGATTTCTCGATGCGCTATGTGTTGGTCGACGGCCAGGGCAACTTCGGCTCGGTTGACGGCGACGGCGCGGCGGCGATGCGTTACACCGAAATCCGCATGGCGAAAATCGCCCACGAAATGCTGGCCGACATCGAAGAAGAAACCGTTAACTTCGGCCCCAACTACGACGGCAGCGAAAGCGAGCCGCTGGTGTTGCCCACCCGTTTCCCCGCCTTGCTGGTTAACGGCTCTTCCGGCATCGCCGTGGGCATGGCCACCAATATTCCGCCGCATAATCTGCCCGACACCATCGATGCCTGTCTGAAACTCTTGGCCGAGCCGCAAACCGAGATCGACGAACTCATCAACATCATCAAAGCCCCCGATTTCCCCACCGGCGCCACCATCTACGGCCTCTCCGGCGTGCGCGAAGGTTATAAAACCGGCCGCGGCCGCGTGGTGATGCGCGGCAAAACCCACATCGAGCCTATCGGCAAAAACGGCGAGCGCGAAGCCATCATCATCGACGAAATCCCCTATCAGGTGAACAAAGCCAAACTGGTGGAAAAAATCGGCGAACTGGTGCGCGACAAGGTGCTGGAAGGCATTTCCGATTTGCGCGACGAATCCGACAAATCGGGCATGCGCGTGGTGATTGAACTCAAGCGCAACGAAAACGCCGAAGTGGTGCTCAACCAGCTCTACAAACTCACCCAGCTGCAAGACAGCTTCGGCATCAATATGGTGGCTCTGGTTGATGGCCAGCCGCGCCTGTTGAACCTGAAGCAGATTTTGAGCGAGTTTCTGCGCCACCGCCGCGAAGTCGTTACCCGCCGCACTCTGTTCCGCCTGAAAAAAGCGCGCCACGAAGGCCATATCGCCGAAGGCAAAGCGGTGGCCTTGTCGAACATCGACGAGATGATTCAGCTCATCAAAGAATCCGCCGATGCACCCGAAGCCAAAGAAAAACTGTTGTCGCGCCCGTGGCAGTCGGGCTTAGTGGGCGAAATGCTCTCCCGCACCGATTTGGATATGCAGATGGCGCGCCCCGAAGGTTTGCCCGCCGGACTCGGCTTGCAAAGCGGCGGCTATTTTCTGAGTGACATTCAGGCCGACGCCATTTTGCGCATGAGCCTGCGCAACCTCACCGGCCTCGACCAAGACACCATCGTGGCCGACTACAAAACCATCATGGGGCAGATTATTGATTTTCTGGATATTTTAGCCAAGCCCGAGCGCATCACCGCCATCATTCACGAAGAACTGGAAGAAATCAAAACCAACTTCGGCGATGAGCGCCGCAGCGAAATCAACCCCTTCGGCGGCGACATTGCCGACGAAGACCTGATTCCGCCGCGCGAAATGGTGGTGACGCTCACCCACGGCGGCTACATCAAAACCCAGCCCACCACCGATTATCAGGCGCAGCGCCGCGGCGGTCGCGGCAAACAGGCCGCCGCCACCAAAGACGAAGACTTTATCGAAACCCTGTTTGTGGCCAACACCCACGATTACCTGATGTGTTTCACCAATTTCGGCAAATGCCACTGGATTAAAGTGTACAAACTGCCCGAAGGCGGGCGCAACAGCCGTGGCCGCCCGATTAACAACGTCATCCAATTGGACGAAGGCGAAAAAGTGAGCGCCATCATGGCCGTTCGCGAGTTCCCCGAAGACGAATACGTATTCTTCGCCACCGCGCAGGGCATGGTGAAAAAAGTGCAGCTTTCCGCCTTCAAAAACGTGCGCGCGCAAGGCATCAAGGCCATCGCCCTCAAAGACGGCGATTCGCTGGTGGGCGTGGCCAAAACCTCCGGCACCAGCGACATCATGCTGTTCTCCAACCTCGGCAAAGCCATCCGCTTTAACGAATATTACGAGCGCAACGGCGAGGCCGACGATTTGGAAAACGAAGATTCAGACGGCCTCGATGCGGAAGCCGAAACCGAACACGACGAAACGGATGGCGCCGATGCGCCCGTGCTGAAAGGCAACGGCGTGCGCCCGTCCGGCCGCGGCAGCGGCGGCCTGCGCGGTATGCGCCTGCCCAAAGGCGGCCGCATCGTCAGCCTGCTGGTTTCCGCGCCCGACAACACCGAGCAGCAGGTGCTCACCGCCACGCAAAACGGCTACGGCAAACGCACGCCGATTGAAGATTACAGCCGCAAAGGCAAAGGCGGGCAGGGCATCATCGCCATCGACACCGGCGAGCGCAACGGCGAACTGGTGGCCGCAACGTTGGTAAACGAAAGCGACGATTTGATGCTGATTACCAGCGGCGGCGTGCTCATCCGCACCAAAGTCGAGCAAATCCGCGAAACCGGCCGCGCCGCCCAAGGCGTGCGCCTGATTAACCTCGACGAAGGCGAAACGCTGGTGAGCCTGGAGCGGATTGCCGAGCCGGAAGAAGACGAAGACGTACCGGCAGCAGGCGAAGGCGCGGAAAACGATGGTGAAAACGCCGAAACCGAATCTGCCGCCGAAGATGTTGCCAGTGATGACGGGCAAGCGTAA